From a region of the Bradyrhizobium diazoefficiens genome:
- the gshB gene encoding glutathione synthase, whose product MKLNVAVQMDPIARINVKGDSTFALLLEAQKRGHGLSYYTPDKLSMVGDEIVAPVQLLTVRDEPGNHFTLGEPRRETLNGFDVVLLRQDPPFDLAYITSTHLLERIHPKTLVVNDPASVRNAPEKLFVMNFPQLMPPTLISRDLDEINAFRDKYGAVVMKPLHGYGGAAVFRVMPQDMNFGSLFDMFAVTFREPWVIQQFIPEVKHGDKRIILVNGEFAGAVNRVPAADDLRSNMVRGGAAQETELTPREREICATVGPALRECGLVFVGIDVINGNLTEINVTSPTGIRAIARLGGPDVAAKIWDAIEQKRAK is encoded by the coding sequence ATGAAACTGAACGTCGCCGTCCAGATGGACCCCATCGCCCGAATCAACGTCAAGGGCGATTCCACCTTTGCGCTGCTTCTGGAGGCGCAGAAGCGCGGCCATGGCCTTTCCTACTATACGCCCGACAAGCTCTCGATGGTCGGCGACGAGATCGTCGCTCCCGTTCAGCTCCTCACCGTACGCGACGAGCCCGGCAATCATTTCACCCTCGGCGAACCCAGGCGCGAGACGCTGAACGGCTTCGACGTAGTGCTGCTGCGCCAGGACCCGCCGTTCGACCTCGCCTACATCACCTCGACGCATCTTCTGGAGCGCATCCATCCGAAGACGCTGGTGGTCAACGACCCCGCAAGCGTGCGCAATGCGCCCGAAAAACTGTTCGTGATGAACTTTCCGCAGCTGATGCCGCCGACGCTGATCTCGCGCGACCTCGACGAGATCAACGCCTTTCGCGACAAGTACGGCGCCGTCGTGATGAAGCCGCTGCACGGCTATGGCGGGGCCGCGGTGTTCCGCGTGATGCCTCAGGACATGAATTTCGGCTCGCTGTTCGACATGTTCGCGGTGACGTTCCGTGAGCCCTGGGTGATCCAGCAATTCATCCCCGAGGTGAAGCACGGCGACAAGCGCATCATTCTCGTCAACGGCGAGTTCGCCGGCGCGGTGAACCGCGTGCCGGCCGCCGACGACCTCCGCTCCAACATGGTGCGCGGCGGCGCCGCGCAGGAGACCGAGCTCACCCCGCGCGAGCGCGAGATCTGCGCGACGGTCGGCCCGGCGCTGCGCGAGTGCGGCCTAGTGTTCGTCGGCATCGACGTCATCAACGGCAACCTCACCGAGATCAACGTGACCTCGCCGACCGGCATCCGCGCCATCGCCCGGCTCGGCGGACCGGATGTCGCGGCGAAGATCTGGGACGCGATCGAGCAGAAGCGGGCGAAGTAA
- a CDS encoding YraN family protein, with translation MAKTEIPAEPKVASPERVAAFRTGISAESRAAAYLMAKGYRILAKRYRTPHGEIDIVARRRNLIAFVEVKARATLDDAAFAVTPRQQHRIIDAAQGWLVAHPEHAEFELRFDAMLIAPKRLPRHVLAAFDAST, from the coding sequence ATGGCGAAGACTGAGATTCCGGCGGAGCCCAAGGTCGCCTCGCCCGAGCGCGTCGCCGCGTTCCGGACCGGCATCTCCGCGGAGAGCCGTGCTGCGGCTTATCTCATGGCCAAGGGCTACCGCATACTCGCCAAACGCTACCGCACCCCGCATGGCGAGATCGACATCGTGGCGCGGCGCCGCAACCTGATCGCTTTCGTCGAGGTCAAGGCGCGGGCGACGCTGGATGACGCCGCTTTCGCCGTGACGCCGCGCCAGCAGCATCGCATCATCGACGCTGCGCAAGGCTGGCTCGTGGCGCATCCCGAGCATGCCGAATTCGAATTAAGATTCGACGCCATGCTGATTGCGCCGAAGCGACTTCCACGCCATGTGTTGGCGGCATTCGACGCCTCGACCTGA
- the rsmI gene encoding 16S rRNA (cytidine(1402)-2'-O)-methyltransferase produces MRAKPAPINTPEAQDTASRGFSIDAHRLAAPKAAPGLHLVATPIGNLGDITLRALQTLAGVDVIACEDTRITRRLIERYAIAAQLKPYHDHNAEAARPKILETLGRGGSIALVSDAGTPLISDPGFKLVREVCAAGHAVYALPGPSSVLAALSVAALPTDRFFFEGFLPAKSAARRARLTELARIDATLVMFESGNRMQASLADLAEIMGERDAAVCRELTKLHEEVRHAPLAELARQADAPETRGEFVLVIGPPAADAEVLTMDALDGVLREQLATHSVKDAVAHAVALSGRPRREVYARALELARYSRGADGED; encoded by the coding sequence ATGCGCGCAAAGCCGGCTCCGATAAATACGCCTGAAGCCCAAGACACCGCCTCGCGCGGTTTCTCCATCGATGCCCATCGACTCGCAGCGCCGAAGGCGGCACCGGGCCTCCATCTGGTCGCAACCCCGATCGGCAATCTCGGCGACATCACCCTGCGCGCGCTCCAGACCCTTGCCGGCGTCGACGTCATCGCCTGCGAAGACACCCGCATCACGCGGCGCCTGATCGAGCGCTACGCCATCGCGGCGCAGCTCAAGCCGTACCACGACCACAACGCGGAAGCCGCGCGGCCAAAGATCCTGGAGACCCTGGGACGGGGCGGCTCAATTGCGCTGGTCTCCGATGCCGGCACGCCATTGATCTCCGATCCCGGCTTCAAGCTGGTGCGCGAGGTCTGCGCGGCGGGACACGCGGTGTACGCGCTGCCCGGCCCGTCCTCGGTGCTGGCCGCGCTGTCGGTGGCGGCGCTACCGACCGACCGCTTCTTCTTCGAGGGTTTCTTGCCGGCGAAATCCGCCGCCCGGCGCGCGCGCCTCACCGAGCTCGCACGCATCGATGCGACGCTGGTGATGTTCGAGTCGGGAAATCGGATGCAGGCCAGCTTAGCCGATCTCGCCGAGATCATGGGTGAGCGAGATGCCGCGGTCTGCCGCGAACTGACGAAGTTGCACGAGGAGGTCAGGCACGCGCCCCTCGCCGAGCTTGCGCGACAGGCAGACGCGCCCGAGACGCGCGGAGAGTTCGTCCTGGTGATCGGCCCGCCTGCCGCGGACGCCGAGGTGCTGACAATGGATGCGCTCGATGGTGTACTACGCGAACAGCTTGCCACGCACAGCGTCAAGGACGCCGTCGCGCATGCCGTCGCGCTCTCGGGACGCCCGCGCCGCGAGGTCTATGCCCGTGCACTGGAGCTTGCAAGATATTCGCGGGGGGCCGATGGCGAAGACTGA
- a CDS encoding penicillin-binding protein activator, with protein MMGPHYPKSPVSGSRLSGATRRSALGLLLGAPLLSACAGVQQSLSQFSSSAPPQPAGPPQQATTAGSGGVKVALILPLSAAGNAGLAAQSMRNAAEMALAEFQNPNIQLLIKDDNGSAQGAQAGAQQAVDEGAEIILGPLFAQSVPAVAQVARTRGISVIAFSTDSSIAGRGVYLLSFLPESDVNRIVQYSASIGKRSLAVLVPDNAYGNVVEAAVKAAVPRRGGRIVAFEKYGADRATPARTVAQQLGSADALFIADDGDAVVSVADAMTAAGANLRNIQMLGTGLWDNPRVYASPSLQGGLYAAPDPAGFRAFSGRYRTKYGAEPVRTATLAYDAVALVAALARTQGTTRFSPDVLTNPSGFAGVDGLFRFRADGTNERGLAVMKVTQGGGVAVAGSPKSFGA; from the coding sequence ATGATGGGCCCGCATTATCCAAAATCTCCCGTTTCGGGGTCCCGATTGTCGGGGGCGACCCGCCGGAGCGCGCTCGGCCTGTTGCTGGGAGCACCCCTACTGTCGGCCTGTGCCGGCGTGCAGCAGAGTCTCAGCCAATTCTCAAGCTCTGCGCCACCCCAGCCGGCAGGTCCCCCGCAGCAGGCGACGACCGCGGGCAGCGGCGGCGTGAAGGTCGCCTTGATCCTGCCGCTTTCGGCGGCCGGCAATGCCGGCCTTGCCGCGCAATCGATGCGCAACGCCGCCGAGATGGCGCTGGCAGAGTTCCAGAACCCGAACATCCAGCTCCTGATCAAGGACGACAATGGCAGTGCGCAGGGCGCGCAGGCCGGCGCGCAGCAGGCCGTCGACGAGGGCGCCGAGATCATTTTGGGGCCGCTGTTCGCGCAATCGGTGCCGGCCGTGGCGCAGGTCGCGCGCACGCGCGGCATATCCGTGATCGCCTTCTCGACCGATTCCAGCATCGCCGGTCGCGGCGTCTATCTGCTCAGCTTCCTGCCGGAGTCCGACGTCAATCGCATCGTCCAATATTCCGCCAGCATCGGAAAGCGCTCGCTCGCCGTGCTCGTGCCCGACAATGCCTATGGCAACGTGGTCGAGGCCGCGGTGAAGGCGGCGGTGCCGCGGCGTGGCGGGCGCATCGTCGCCTTCGAGAAATATGGCGCCGATCGCGCCACGCCGGCGCGCACCGTGGCACAGCAGCTCGGCAGTGCAGACGCGCTGTTCATTGCCGACGACGGCGATGCCGTTGTCTCAGTGGCGGATGCGATGACCGCGGCGGGCGCAAATTTGCGCAACATCCAGATGCTCGGCACCGGGCTGTGGGACAATCCGCGCGTCTATGCCAGCCCAAGCTTGCAAGGCGGCCTCTACGCCGCGCCGGATCCGGCCGGTTTCCGGGCCTTTTCCGGCCGCTATCGCACCAAATACGGCGCCGAGCCCGTACGGACCGCGACGCTCGCCTACGACGCGGTCGCCCTCGTCGCCGCGCTCGCGCGCACGCAAGGAACCACGCGCTTCTCGCCCGATGTGCTCACCAATCCTTCGGGCTTCGCCGGCGTTGACGGTCTGTTCCGCTTCCGCGCCGACGGCACGAATGAGCGTGGGCTCGCGGTGATGAAGGTGACGCAGGGTGGCGGCGTTGCAGTTGCGGGCTCGCCGAAGAGTTTTGGGGCGTGA
- the hemW gene encoding radical SAM family heme chaperone HemW codes for MSRANEAFGVYVHWPFCLSKCPYCDFNSHVRHAAIDEARFASAFAREIAATAERAPGREVTSIFLGGGTPSLMQPATVGAVLDAIGRHWTVAKDVEVTLEANPTSVEATRFAGYRSAGVNRASLGVQALDDASLKALGRLHSAREALDAVAIARRSFDRYSFDLIYARPDQTPAMWADELRLAINEAAEHLSLYQLTIEEGTPFFGLHQAGKLKTPDEAVARALYDVTQETCDKLGLPAYEISNHARRGAECRHNLVYWRGEEYAGIGPGAHGRLDIDGVRHATATEKRPEAWLMRVETTGHGVVTDDLLNSDERADEFLLMGLRLAEGIDPERYTALSGRPLDPRRIALLREEGAITVDATGRLRVTSSGFPVLDAVVADLAA; via the coding sequence TTGAGCCGCGCTAACGAAGCCTTCGGCGTCTATGTGCACTGGCCGTTCTGCCTGTCGAAGTGCCCCTATTGCGACTTCAACAGCCATGTCCGCCACGCCGCAATCGATGAGGCCAGGTTTGCGTCCGCCTTCGCGCGGGAGATTGCTGCGACGGCCGAGCGCGCACCCGGCCGCGAAGTCACCTCGATCTTTCTCGGTGGCGGCACACCATCCTTGATGCAGCCCGCAACCGTCGGCGCGGTGCTCGATGCGATCGGCAGGCACTGGACCGTCGCCAAGGACGTCGAAGTGACGCTGGAGGCGAACCCGACCAGCGTCGAAGCCACGCGCTTTGCCGGCTATCGCAGTGCCGGCGTCAACCGCGCCTCGCTCGGCGTGCAGGCGCTCGACGATGCCTCGCTGAAGGCGCTGGGACGTCTGCACAGCGCGCGCGAGGCGCTCGATGCGGTCGCCATCGCGCGCCGCTCGTTCGACCGCTATTCGTTCGACCTGATCTATGCCCGCCCCGACCAGACGCCGGCGATGTGGGCCGATGAGCTTCGTCTCGCCATCAATGAGGCGGCCGAGCATCTGTCGCTGTATCAACTAACGATCGAGGAAGGCACGCCGTTCTTCGGCCTGCACCAGGCCGGCAAGCTGAAGACGCCGGACGAAGCGGTCGCGCGCGCGCTCTACGACGTCACGCAGGAGACCTGCGACAAGCTCGGCCTGCCGGCTTACGAGATCTCCAATCACGCACGGCGCGGCGCCGAGTGCCGGCACAATCTGGTCTATTGGCGCGGCGAGGAATATGCCGGCATCGGTCCCGGCGCACACGGCCGCCTCGACATCGACGGCGTGAGGCACGCCACCGCCACCGAGAAACGTCCCGAGGCCTGGCTGATGCGGGTCGAGACCACCGGCCACGGCGTCGTCACCGACGACCTGCTCAACAGCGACGAGCGCGCCGACGAATTCTTGCTGATGGGATTGCGGCTCGCGGAAGGCATCGACCCCGAACGCTACACCGCCCTCTCCGGCCGTCCGCTCGACCCCCGCCGCATCGCACTGCTGCGCGAGGAAGGCGCGATCACGGTCGATGCCACGGGCCGGCTGCGCGTGACGAGCAGCGGTTTTCCGGTGCTGGATGCGGTGGTTGCGGATTTGGCGGCATAA
- the rdgB gene encoding RdgB/HAM1 family non-canonical purine NTP pyrophosphatase — translation MHRRITGKLVIATHNPGKLAEMRELLAPYGIEAVSAGELGLAEPDETGNDFRSNAAIKAIAAAQATKLAAFADDSGIVVDALDGAPGIYSARWAGPTKDFNAAMSQIERLLQERGATTPDRRKAHFVSALCVAWPDGHLEEVEARVDGTLVWPPRGNAGFGYDPMFLPDGHSRTFGEMESIEKHGLPPLGLGLSHRARAFVKLAEICLEPR, via the coding sequence ATGCACCGCCGAATCACCGGAAAGCTCGTCATCGCCACCCATAATCCCGGCAAGCTGGCCGAGATGCGGGAGCTTTTGGCGCCTTACGGCATCGAGGCGGTGTCGGCCGGTGAGCTCGGTCTCGCCGAACCGGACGAGACCGGCAACGATTTCCGCAGCAACGCCGCGATCAAGGCGATCGCCGCGGCGCAGGCGACCAAGCTTGCCGCCTTCGCCGACGATTCCGGGATCGTGGTCGACGCGCTCGACGGTGCGCCCGGGATCTACAGCGCGCGCTGGGCCGGCCCGACCAAGGACTTCAACGCGGCGATGTCGCAAATCGAGCGCCTGTTGCAGGAGCGCGGCGCCACCACGCCCGACCGCCGAAAAGCGCACTTCGTGTCCGCGCTCTGCGTCGCCTGGCCCGACGGTCATCTCGAAGAGGTCGAGGCGCGCGTCGACGGCACGCTGGTCTGGCCGCCGCGCGGCAATGCCGGCTTCGGCTACGATCCGATGTTCTTGCCCGACGGTCACAGCCGCACCTTCGGCGAGATGGAGAGCATCGAGAAGCACGGTCTGCCGCCGCTCGGCCTCGGCCTGTCGCACCGCGCCCGCGCCTTCGTGAAACTGGCGGAGATCTGCCTTGAGCCGCGCTAA
- the rph gene encoding ribonuclease PH, translating to MRPSRRAPDELRPVTLERGVVKYAEGSCLVKFGDTHVLVTATLEDRLPPWLKGQGRGWVTAEYGMLPRATSERTRREAAAGKQSGRTVEIQRLIGRSLRTIVDLEALGERQITVDCDVLQADGGTRTASITGAWVALADCVNWMKARNMIRANVMRDNVAAISCGIYNGTPVLDLDYAEDSEAQTDANFVMTGDGRIIEVQGTAEREPFTQDEFLALMALARKGVARLVDLQKLAVA from the coding sequence ATGCGGCCAAGCCGCCGTGCGCCCGACGAATTGCGCCCCGTGACGCTGGAGCGCGGCGTGGTCAAATATGCGGAAGGCTCGTGCCTGGTGAAGTTCGGCGACACCCATGTGCTGGTCACCGCCACGCTGGAAGACCGCCTGCCGCCATGGCTGAAGGGCCAGGGCCGCGGCTGGGTCACCGCCGAATACGGCATGCTGCCGCGCGCAACCTCGGAACGCACCCGCCGCGAGGCCGCCGCGGGCAAGCAGAGCGGCCGCACTGTCGAGATCCAGCGCCTGATCGGCCGCTCGCTTCGTACCATCGTCGATCTCGAAGCGCTCGGTGAGCGTCAGATCACGGTCGATTGCGACGTGCTACAGGCCGACGGCGGCACGCGCACGGCCTCGATCACCGGCGCCTGGGTCGCACTCGCCGATTGCGTCAACTGGATGAAGGCGCGCAACATGATCAGGGCCAACGTCATGCGCGACAACGTCGCCGCGATCTCCTGCGGCATCTACAACGGCACGCCGGTGCTCGATCTCGACTATGCCGAGGATTCGGAAGCCCAGACCGACGCCAATTTCGTCATGACCGGCGACGGCCGCATCATTGAGGTGCAGGGCACCGCGGAACGCGAACCGTTCACGCAAGACGAGTTCCTGGCGCTGATGGCGCTGGCCCGCAAGGGCGTTGCGCGTCTCGTGGACTTGCAGAAACTGGCTGTCGCGTAG
- the hrcA gene encoding heat-inducible transcriptional repressor HrcA, protein MAHHDPIHLIAPRAGLAQLNERSRDIFRQIVESYLTTGEPVGSRNISRLIAMPLSPASVRNVMADLEQLGLIYAPHTSAGRLPTELGLRFFVDALMQVGDLTEAERQSIQSQLATVGQAQSVEAALDQALTRLSGLTRAAAVVLTPKSNARLKHIEFVRLEPEKALVILVGEDGQVENRVLTLPPGVPSSAITEAGNFLNARIRGRTLAEARLELETALAEARAELDQLAQKVISAGIASWSGGENEDRQLIVRGHANLLEDLHALEDLERVRLLFDDLETKRGVIDLLGRAETAEGVRIFIGSENKLFSLSGSSTIISPYRDAGGHIVGVLGVIGPTRLNYARVIPTVDYAARIVSRLLGG, encoded by the coding sequence GTGGCCCATCACGATCCGATCCATCTGATCGCGCCGCGCGCAGGCCTTGCCCAGCTCAACGAGCGTTCCCGCGACATCTTTCGTCAAATTGTCGAAAGCTATCTGACAACCGGCGAGCCCGTGGGCTCGCGCAATATCTCGCGTCTGATCGCGATGCCGCTGTCGCCGGCCTCGGTCCGCAATGTGATGGCCGATCTGGAACAGCTCGGCCTGATCTATGCGCCCCACACCTCCGCCGGCCGGCTGCCGACGGAACTCGGGCTGCGTTTCTTCGTCGATGCCCTGATGCAGGTCGGCGACCTCACCGAGGCCGAGCGGCAGTCGATCCAGAGCCAGCTTGCCACCGTCGGGCAGGCGCAATCGGTCGAGGCGGCGCTGGATCAGGCGTTGACGCGGCTGTCGGGTCTGACGCGGGCCGCTGCGGTGGTGTTGACGCCAAAATCCAATGCGCGGCTGAAGCACATCGAATTCGTCCGGCTGGAACCCGAGAAAGCGCTGGTCATCCTGGTCGGCGAGGACGGCCAGGTCGAAAACCGCGTGCTGACGCTGCCCCCCGGAGTTCCCTCGTCGGCGATCACCGAAGCCGGTAATTTCCTCAATGCGCGAATCCGCGGCCGGACCCTGGCCGAGGCACGGCTCGAACTCGAAACGGCGCTTGCAGAGGCCCGCGCCGAGCTCGATCAGCTCGCACAGAAGGTCATTTCCGCCGGGATCGCCAGCTGGTCCGGTGGCGAGAACGAGGACCGCCAGCTCATCGTTCGCGGCCACGCCAATCTGCTCGAGGATTTGCATGCGCTGGAGGATCTGGAACGGGTTCGCCTATTGTTCGACGATCTCGAGACCAAGCGCGGCGTGATCGACCTGCTCGGCCGGGCCGAGACTGCCGAGGGCGTGCGCATCTTCATCGGTAGCGAGAACAAGCTGTTTTCGCTGTCGGGGTCTTCCACCATCATCTCGCCCTATCGGGATGCCGGCGGCCACATCGTCGGCGTTTTGGGCGTGATCGGGCCGACGCGGCTGAATTATGCCCGTGTGATCCCGACCGTGGACTACGCCGCCCGCATCGTCAGCCGCCTCCTGGGGGGCTGA
- the grpE gene encoding nucleotide exchange factor GrpE: MTDRDRQPDDMTPPTGEPVVSKPYIMPDDPEPGSVETLQKEAAEARDRMLRTLAEMENLRKRTTKEVADARLYGITGFARDVLDIADNLQRALDAVPAEARATADPGLISLIEGVELTERSLLNALEKHGVKKLDPQGQKFDPNFHQAMFEVPDPSVPSGTVVQIMQAGYTIGDRVLRPALVGVAKGGAKAAPAANTNEASDAPN, encoded by the coding sequence ATGACTGATCGAGACCGGCAACCCGACGACATGACCCCGCCGACCGGCGAGCCCGTGGTGTCAAAACCCTACATCATGCCCGACGATCCCGAGCCCGGCTCGGTCGAGACCTTGCAGAAGGAAGCCGCCGAGGCGCGCGACCGCATGCTGCGGACGCTGGCCGAGATGGAGAATTTGCGCAAGCGTACCACCAAGGAAGTCGCCGACGCCCGCCTCTATGGCATCACCGGCTTTGCCCGCGACGTGCTCGATATCGCAGACAACCTCCAGCGCGCGCTCGATGCCGTTCCGGCCGAGGCGCGTGCCACGGCCGATCCCGGCCTGATCTCGCTGATCGAGGGCGTCGAGCTCACCGAGCGCTCGCTGCTCAATGCGCTGGAAAAGCACGGCGTGAAGAAGCTCGACCCGCAGGGCCAGAAGTTCGACCCGAACTTTCATCAGGCGATGTTCGAGGTGCCCGACCCGTCGGTGCCGTCGGGCACCGTGGTGCAGATCATGCAGGCCGGCTACACCATCGGCGACCGCGTGCTGCGCCCGGCTTTGGTCGGTGTCGCCAAGGGCGGCGCGAAGGCCGCGCCCGCCGCCAACACCAACGAGGCCAGCGACGCGCCGAACTAG
- the pncA gene encoding bifunctional nicotinamidase/pyrazinamidase: MLDRRQILALGTTTALATLAPTALFAAASIKPDDACALLVIDVQNCFLPGGSLAVNEGEQVVPVINKISKAFANVVMTQDWHTPGHVSFASVHAGKKPFETIDLPYGKQVLWPDHCVQGTDGAALSKDLAIPHAELIIRKGFHKNVDSYSAFLEADGKTSTGLAGYLKGRKIKRVFVAGLATDFCVAWTALDARKAGFEVYVVEDACRGIDTQGSLAKAWADMAKAGVKRIQSADIAVSA; encoded by the coding sequence ATGCTGGATCGACGACAAATCCTCGCGCTTGGAACGACGACGGCGCTGGCGACGCTCGCGCCAACCGCACTCTTCGCGGCGGCCTCGATCAAGCCGGACGATGCATGCGCGCTGCTCGTGATCGACGTGCAGAACTGCTTCCTGCCGGGCGGCAGTCTCGCCGTGAACGAAGGCGAGCAGGTGGTGCCCGTCATCAACAAAATCTCAAAGGCGTTTGCGAACGTGGTGATGACGCAGGACTGGCATACGCCGGGCCACGTCTCGTTCGCCTCAGTGCATGCCGGCAAGAAGCCGTTCGAGACCATCGACCTTCCCTATGGCAAGCAGGTGCTGTGGCCCGACCATTGCGTGCAGGGCACCGACGGCGCGGCGCTGTCGAAGGACCTTGCGATCCCCCACGCCGAGCTCATTATCCGCAAGGGTTTTCACAAGAACGTCGACAGCTATTCGGCTTTCCTTGAAGCCGACGGCAAGACCTCGACCGGACTTGCCGGCTACCTGAAGGGACGCAAGATCAAGCGCGTCTTCGTCGCAGGATTGGCGACGGATTTCTGCGTCGCCTGGACCGCGCTCGACGCGCGCAAGGCGGGCTTCGAGGTTTATGTGGTGGAGGATGCCTGCCGCGGCATCGACACGCAGGGCTCGCTCGCGAAAGCCTGGGCCGATATGGCCAAGGCCGGCGTGAAGCGGATTCAGTCTGCGGACATCGCGGTCAGCGCGTAG
- the dnaK gene encoding molecular chaperone DnaK: MGKVIGIDLGTTNSCVAVMDGKNAKVIENSEGMRTTPSIVAVTDDGERLVGQPAKRQAVTNPERTFFAVKRLIGRRYDDPMVEKDKKLVPYKIVKASNGDAWVEADGQTYSPSQVSAFILQKMKETAEAHLGQKVDQAVITVPAYFNDAQRQATKDAGKIAGLEVLRIINEPTAAALAYGLDKTKAGTIAVYDLGGGTFDISILEIGDGVFEVKSTNGDTFLGGEDFDMRLVGYLADEFQKEQGINLRNDKLALQRLKEAAEKAKIELSSTTQTEINLPFITADQTGPKHLTMKLTRAKFEALVDDLIQKTVEPCRKALKDAGVTAGEIGEVVLVGGMSRMPKVQEVVKQLFGKEPHKGVNPDEVVAIGAAIQAGVLQGDVKDVLLLDVTPLSLGIETLGGVFTRIIDRNTTIPTKKSQVFSTAEDNQNAVTIRVFQGEREMAADNKMLGQFDLMGIPPAPRGMPQIEVTFDIDANGIVNVSAKDKATGKEQQIRIQASGGLSEADIEKMVKDAEANAEADKKRREAVTAKNDADGLVHSTEKALAEHGSKVAESERRAIEDAVSDLKEALKGDDAEAIKAKTQTLAQASMKLGEAMYKQQAEADAKKDAAKDDVVDAEFTEVDDDKNNKKSA; this comes from the coding sequence ATGGGAAAGGTCATTGGGATCGACCTCGGCACCACGAATTCGTGCGTCGCCGTGATGGATGGCAAGAACGCCAAAGTCATCGAGAATTCCGAGGGCATGCGCACGACGCCTTCGATCGTCGCCGTCACGGACGACGGTGAGCGCCTCGTCGGCCAGCCGGCCAAGCGCCAGGCCGTCACCAATCCCGAGCGCACCTTCTTCGCAGTGAAGCGCCTCATCGGCCGCCGCTACGACGACCCGATGGTCGAGAAGGACAAGAAGCTCGTCCCGTACAAGATCGTGAAGGCTTCCAACGGCGATGCGTGGGTCGAGGCCGACGGCCAGACCTACTCGCCCTCGCAGGTCTCGGCGTTCATCTTGCAGAAGATGAAGGAGACCGCGGAGGCCCATCTCGGCCAGAAGGTCGATCAGGCCGTCATCACCGTTCCCGCCTACTTCAACGACGCCCAGCGCCAGGCGACCAAGGACGCCGGCAAGATCGCGGGCCTCGAAGTGCTTCGCATCATCAACGAGCCGACTGCGGCCGCGCTCGCCTATGGCCTCGACAAGACCAAGGCCGGCACGATCGCAGTGTACGATCTCGGCGGTGGCACGTTCGATATTTCGATCCTCGAGATCGGCGACGGCGTGTTCGAGGTGAAGTCGACCAACGGCGACACCTTCCTCGGCGGCGAAGATTTCGACATGCGCCTGGTCGGCTATCTCGCCGACGAATTCCAGAAGGAGCAGGGCATCAATCTGCGCAACGACAAGCTCGCGTTGCAGCGCCTGAAGGAAGCCGCTGAAAAGGCCAAGATCGAGCTGTCCTCGACGACGCAGACCGAAATCAACCTGCCGTTCATCACCGCGGACCAGACCGGCCCGAAGCATCTGACGATGAAGCTCACCCGCGCCAAGTTCGAGGCGCTGGTCGACGACCTCATCCAGAAGACCGTCGAGCCCTGCCGCAAGGCGCTGAAGGATGCCGGCGTCACTGCCGGTGAGATCGGCGAAGTGGTGCTGGTCGGCGGCATGTCGCGCATGCCGAAGGTCCAGGAAGTCGTGAAGCAGCTGTTCGGCAAGGAGCCGCACAAGGGCGTCAACCCGGACGAAGTCGTGGCCATCGGCGCCGCGATCCAGGCCGGCGTGCTCCAGGGCGACGTCAAGGACGTGCTGCTGCTCGACGTGACCCCGCTGTCGCTGGGCATCGAGACGCTGGGCGGCGTGTTCACCCGCATCATCGACCGCAACACCACGATCCCGACCAAGAAGAGCCAGGTGTTCTCGACCGCCGAGGACAACCAGAACGCGGTCACGATCCGCGTCTTCCAGGGCGAGCGTGAAATGGCGGCCGACAACAAGATGCTCGGTCAGTTCGACCTGATGGGCATTCCGCCGGCTCCGCGCGGCATGCCGCAGATCGAGGTGACGTTCGACATCGACGCCAACGGCATCGTCAACGTCTCGGCCAAGGACAAGGCCACCGGCAAGGAGCAGCAGATCCGCATCCAGGCCTCCGGCGGTCTGTCGGAAGCCGACATCGAGAAGATGGTCAAGGACGCCGAGGCCAATGCCGAGGCGGACAAGAAGCGCCGCGAGGCCGTGACCGCCAAGAACGATGCCGATGGCCTGGTGCATTCGACCGAGAAGGCGCTGGCTGAGCACGGTTCGAAGGTGGCCGAGAGCGAGCGCCGCGCCATCGAGGACGCCGTCAGCGACCTCAAGGAAGCGCTGAAGGGCGACGATGCCGAGGCGATCAAGGCCAAGACTCAAACGCTGGCGCAGGCTTCGATGAAGCTCGGCGAGGCCATGTACAAGCAGCAGGCCGAAGCCGACGCCAAGAAGGATGCGGCCAAGGACGACGTCGTCGATGCGGAATTCACCGAGGTCGACGACGACAAGAACAACAAGAAGTCCGCTTAA